The Coffea eugenioides isolate CCC68of chromosome 8, Ceug_1.0, whole genome shotgun sequence genome has a segment encoding these proteins:
- the LOC113780456 gene encoding uncharacterized protein LOC113780456, with translation MVNVSRQVELSMLWVVKDGACHFWYDNWLGNGALFLQATVIPNLSFSNFISNGHWDTSRLCQSLPSQMVTSILNHPVPEEGGEAEVIWMPTSSGNFSLASAFRDIRQARNTSMVFDRIWHPCLPLKVSFFMLRLLLGRLPIPDSLRNIGFHLPSKCFCCPLPSEESIEHLFSNGNIASTIWNYFGAACGFDLSASSLRLRIVGWWLKSYDSEIRRFIGRVLPCLVCWHIWKARNKAMFDDVQMRSIAICHAIFSEIQSMVGIYLKKPLRVPSFYHLYDWPNSSEVGFTYKLVRWETKESGRLTLNTDGCSKGNPGVGAGGGVLRESNGLPLIGFSAYFGETTCLLAEARALLIGLQISAHRGFLNLNVQSDSLLLIGILQHRIHCPWYIRRVIRQIWQIMEDPDRFSHCYREANTVADVLSNEGVSHPQQQLRIYETFNTFPPMARGAIRLDKLGMPSIRKIRLV, from the coding sequence ATGGTGAATGTGAGTCGACAAGTGGAACTTTCTATGCTATGGGTGGTCAAAGATGGAGCTTGTCATTTTTGGTACGACAATTGGTTGGGTAATGGTGCATTATTCCTCCAAGCGACGGTTATCCCAAACTTATCATTTAGTAACTTTATCAGTAATGGACATTGGGATACGAGTCGGTTATGTCAGTCACTGCCAAGTCAAATGGTGACCTCCATTTTAAACCACCCAGTCCCCGAAGAGGGGGGTGAAGCGGAAGTCATATGGATGCCTACTTCTTCCGGAAATTTCTCTCTAGCTTCAGCCTTTCGGGATATTAGGCAAGCCCGTAACACGTCAATGGTGTTTGATAGAATTTGGCATCCTTGTCTTCCTTTGAAAGTTTCTTTCTTCATGTTAAGACTTTTGCTGGGGAGACTGCCAATACCCGACAGTTTACGTAACATTGGTTTCCATCTTCCATCAAAGTGTTTTTGTTGTCCATTGCCATCTGAGGAATCAATTGAACATTTATTTTCAAATGGCAATATAGCATCAACaatttggaattattttggagCTGCATGTGGATTCGATTTGTCAGCGTCATCTTTGAGACTCCGCATAGTGGGTTGGTGGTTGAAATCATACGATTCTGAGATACGTCGGTTTATTGGACGGGTTCTTCCCTGTCTTGTGTGTTGGCATATCTGGAAggcaagaaataaagcaatgttTGACGATGTTCAGATGAGGTCGATTGCCATTTGTCATGCCATTTTCTCCGAAATCCAATCCATGGTGggaatttatttaaaaaaaccTCTCCGAGTACCATCTTTTTATCATTTGTATGACTGGCCTAATTCATCGGAGGTTGGGTTTACATATAAACTTGTACGATGGGAAACAAAGGAATCTGGTCGGCTCACACTTAATACGGATGGATGTTCTAAAGGTAATCCAGGAGTGGGTGCAGGCGGTGGAGTTCTTCGGGAGTCAAATGGTCTACCTTTGATTGGTTTCTCGGCATATTTTGGGGAAACGACATGTCTCCTTGCAGAAGCTCGTGCCCTCCTTATTGGTCTCCAAATCAGTGCACATAGGGGTTTTTTGAATCTCAATGTGCAATCTGATTCGCTGTTATTAATTGGAATTCTCCAGCATCGCATTCATTGTCCTTGGTACATTAGACGGGTTATTAGGCAGATTTGGCAGATCATGGAAGATCCAGATCGATTTTCCCACTGTTACAGAGAAGCAAACACAGTGGCTGATGTGCTGTCCAACGAGGGCGTATCTCATCCACAGCAGCAACTCAGGATATATGAGACATTTAATACATTTCCACCTATGGCTCGTGGAGCAATTCGTCTGGATAAGCTAGGAATGCCTTCAATTAGGAAAATTAGGCTTGTGTAA